A segment of the Acidimicrobiia bacterium genome:
CAGATGCCAGTCCACGTGTTCGTCACCCTTGAGGAAGAGCATCCCCAGACCGATCGCCCAGATCCCCTGGGTCGCCTGGAGGATTCCGACCACCCAGGCGGGCAGGTATGCGAAGGCGCTGAACTGTGACAGGAGGGCGATGCTCGTCGTCACGCCGGCCGCCACGAACCACCATGGGATCGCATGGACGTTGGCGGCGATACGGTCGCGGATGGCTCCGCGTATCACGTCCACCGACATCAAGACTGCGAAAGCGGCAGTGGCGCCCAAGAAAGCACCGATCACCGAACTGTCGAATCGTTGCAGTCCCCACTTGCGCATCACGAAGGCGGTGCCGAAGAACATCGGTGCCAGCGCGGCGATCACGTAGAAGCGGGTCGGCACCCGTTCCCCGGTAGCCAGGCCGGCAGGCCCGGCCCGCAGCCGGATGAGCCAGAGCAACCCGCCGATGACCAGCAACCCACCGAAGCCTTCGATCGGGCTCACTGCCTCCTCCAGTACGATCCAACCGACGGCGGCGGCCGCCACCGGTGTGCCCGTTATGAAGGCGCTGGAGCGAGTCGATCCGATCATTCGAACTGCGCGCAGGTTGAAGGACCTTCCCAACACCGATCCGACCACTCCGGCGGCCAGGAGTGCGACCACGCCGGTCGCGCTCCACGGAGGACGGACGGCCAAGGAAGCGGCCAGTCCCAGGACCACAACATTGACCGACACGGTCATCAGGACTCCGTCGTCACCGGTCCGGTGGCGCTGACCGATCCTTATCAGCACCGACGAAAGCGCGAAGAAGAAAGCCGAGCCGATGCCGAAGACGAAGCCCATCAGAGAGCGTCTCGGGACATCAGTTCGAGCGCTCGGTTACTCCGAGTTTCTCGGCCAGCCACTTGAAGGTAGCCGGGGCCCAGTCGTCGAAATACTTGAAGGCACAGTGGCCCGCATCAGCGTATATGCGAGCTTCCTTCCCGGTGACCGGGCCGTGTTCGAACATGAAATAGATGTTGCCGATCGGTGCCAGGTGGTCGTGCTTGCCGTTGATCATCAGCACCGGCATCGTGATGTTCTCGAGTATGCCCTGCTCCGACAGTGCCCACCTGGAGAACTTCTCCATCTCGTCCTCGGGGGAGGTGGAAGGGAA
Coding sequences within it:
- a CDS encoding DMT family transporter — its product is MGFVFGIGSAFFFALSSVLIRIGQRHRTGDDGVLMTVSVNVVVLGLAASLAVRPPWSATGVVALLAAGVVGSVLGRSFNLRAVRMIGSTRSSAFITGTPVAAAAVGWIVLEEAVSPIEGFGGLLVIGGLLWLIRLRAGPAGLATGERVPTRFYVIAALAPMFFGTAFVMRKWGLQRFDSSVIGAFLGATAAFAVLMSVDVIRGAIRDRIAANVHAIPWWFVAAGVTTSIALLSQFSAFAYLPAWVVGILQATQGIWAIGLGMLFLKGDEHVDWHLMASVALVVSGVVLIGIQ